One genomic region from Paenibacillus antri encodes:
- a CDS encoding glycosyltransferase family 2 protein encodes MMNAIVLVVQIGLFAVGLYQLVLSFWGLKIKKERKAHAPQKTFAVLVAAHNEEQVVGALIENLKTLDYPREMYDIFVICDNCTDGTADVVRAHGAIAMERRNNALRGKGFAIEWMLKELWGMERQYDAVVMFDADNLVSPQYLREMNNDLCNGSRVVQAYLDTKNPADSWITAAYGVTYWFCNRLWQMPRRALGMANFLGGTGMCFESKLLKEMGWGATSLVEDLEFTMRCVQRGVYPTFNYDAKVYDEKPLTFQASARQRLRWMQGHFDVARRYFFPLLWQGIKERKWTKIDTALYSVSVYNVLLSLIFTVVLWVDQIMPGKPTFISVYDFVPIWLGTVGLIVVYMQFPLALALEKVKSWKMYLSLLLFPLFLLSWYPITFHAFFTQNNKSWSHTKHTRVLRLDDVQKF; translated from the coding sequence TCGTTCTCGTCGTGCAAATCGGATTGTTCGCAGTGGGGCTTTATCAGTTGGTCTTGTCGTTCTGGGGATTGAAAATCAAGAAGGAACGCAAGGCGCACGCGCCGCAGAAGACGTTCGCGGTGCTCGTGGCCGCGCACAACGAGGAGCAAGTCGTCGGGGCGCTGATCGAAAACTTGAAGACGCTCGATTACCCGCGCGAGATGTACGACATCTTCGTCATCTGCGACAATTGCACGGACGGCACGGCGGACGTGGTCCGCGCGCACGGCGCGATCGCCATGGAGCGTCGCAACAACGCGCTGCGCGGCAAAGGCTTCGCGATCGAATGGATGCTGAAGGAGCTGTGGGGCATGGAGCGGCAGTACGACGCCGTCGTCATGTTCGACGCGGACAATCTCGTCAGCCCGCAATACTTGCGCGAGATGAACAACGACCTGTGCAACGGCTCGCGCGTCGTACAGGCTTACCTGGATACGAAAAATCCGGCCGATTCTTGGATCACCGCCGCCTACGGCGTGACGTATTGGTTCTGCAACCGGCTGTGGCAGATGCCGCGCCGCGCGCTCGGCATGGCGAACTTCCTCGGCGGCACCGGCATGTGCTTCGAGTCGAAGCTGCTGAAGGAGATGGGCTGGGGCGCGACGTCGCTCGTCGAGGATCTCGAGTTCACGATGCGCTGCGTGCAGCGCGGCGTCTACCCGACGTTCAATTACGACGCGAAGGTGTACGACGAGAAGCCGCTGACGTTCCAAGCGTCGGCCCGCCAGCGTCTGCGTTGGATGCAAGGGCACTTCGACGTCGCCCGCCGCTACTTCTTCCCGCTGCTGTGGCAAGGCATCAAGGAGCGGAAGTGGACGAAGATCGACACGGCGCTTTACTCCGTCAGCGTGTACAACGTGCTCTTGTCGCTCATCTTCACCGTCGTCCTGTGGGTCGATCAAATCATGCCGGGCAAGCCGACGTTCATCTCGGTGTACGATTTCGTTCCGATCTGGCTCGGCACGGTGGGCTTGATCGTCGTCTACATGCAGTTCCCGTTGGCGCTGGCGCTCGAGAAGGTCAAGTCTTGGAAAATGTACCTCTCGCTCCTCCTGTTCCCGTTGTTCCTGCTGTCGTGGTATCCGATCACGTTCCACGCGTTCTTCACGCAGAACAACAAGAGCTGGAGCCATACGAAGCATACGCGCGTCCTGCGGCTCGACGACGTTCAGAAATTTTAG
- the infC gene encoding translation initiation factor IF-3, which translates to MLGSTIFWRWHTISKDHQINEEIRAREVRLVGAEGEQIGIVSFREAMQMAVDANLDLVNVAPTAKPPVCRIMDYGKFRYEQQKKEKENRKNQKVVELKEVRFSATIDEHDYQTKLRNVVKFINDQDKVKCSIRFRGREIMHASVGQKVLERVAAEVQDIAVQERRPKLEGRSMIMILAPNKTT; encoded by the coding sequence TTGCTTGGATCGACCATTTTTTGGAGGTGGCATACCATTAGCAAGGATCATCAGATTAACGAAGAAATTCGCGCCCGGGAAGTCCGTCTCGTCGGCGCGGAAGGCGAGCAGATCGGCATCGTGTCGTTCCGCGAAGCGATGCAGATGGCCGTCGACGCGAATCTCGACCTGGTGAACGTCGCTCCGACGGCGAAGCCGCCGGTATGCCGGATTATGGACTACGGGAAGTTCCGGTACGAGCAACAGAAGAAAGAGAAAGAAAACCGCAAGAACCAGAAGGTGGTCGAGCTGAAGGAAGTTCGCTTCAGCGCCACGATCGACGAGCACGACTATCAGACCAAGCTTCGCAACGTCGTCAAGTTCATCAACGACCAAGATAAAGTGAAGTGCAGCATTCGATTCCGCGGACGCGAAATCATGCACGCCAGCGTCGGTCAGAAGGTGCTTGAGCGCGTCGCCGCCGAAGTGCAGGACATCGCCGTGCAAGAACGCCGTCCGAAGCTCGAGGGCCGAAGCATGATCATGATTTTGGCCCCCAACAAGACGACCTAA
- the rpmI gene encoding 50S ribosomal protein L35, with translation MPKMKTHSSLKDRFKITGTGKVKRYKAHKNHLLSGKSPRQKRVLNTQPLMHTGDYARLKQQLLNLK, from the coding sequence ATGCCTAAAATGAAGACGCACAGCAGCTTGAAAGACCGTTTCAAAATCACGGGCACGGGCAAAGTGAAGCGCTACAAGGCGCACAAGAACCACTTGCTCTCCGGCAAGAGCCCGCGCCAGAAGCGCGTATTGAACACGCAGCCGCTCATGCACACGGGCGACTACGCGCGCCTGAAGCAGCAATTGCTCAACCTTAAATAA
- the rplT gene encoding 50S ribosomal protein L20, protein MTRVKGGFVTRRRHKKFIKLAKGYFGAKHRLFKKAHEQVMKSLLYAYRDRRQTKRNFRKLWIVRINAAARTNGLSYSRMMHGLKLAGITVNRKMLADLAVNDLNAFNALAGKAKEKINA, encoded by the coding sequence ATGACAAGAGTTAAAGGCGGGTTCGTGACTCGTCGTCGCCATAAGAAGTTCATCAAGCTTGCCAAAGGTTATTTCGGTGCGAAGCACCGCTTGTTTAAGAAAGCTCACGAGCAAGTGATGAAGTCCTTGCTGTACGCATACCGCGACCGTCGTCAGACGAAGCGCAACTTCCGCAAGCTTTGGATCGTCCGGATCAACGCTGCGGCTCGCACGAACGGCTTGTCCTACAGCCGCATGATGCACGGCCTGAAGCTCGCCGGCATCACGGTCAACCGCAAGATGCTCGCCGACCTCGCCGTGAACGATCTGAACGCGTTCAACGCGCTCGCCGGCAAAGCGAAAGAGAAGATCAACGCGTAA
- a CDS encoding sigma-70 family RNA polymerase sigma factor: MDVEELLRAAKHGDEEAFYTLMSSQKERLYRIAYAYLKNEDDALEAIQETTYRAWKTFGRLREARLFPTWIVRILLNCCNDEWKRRKRFAKTESADRADERADAPESRWATRMQVAQAVDRLEPKYKQLIVLKYFEDMTLTEIAETLERPIGTVKTRLHQALRLMRPLVGEEENGR; the protein is encoded by the coding sequence GTGGACGTCGAGGAGCTGCTGCGCGCGGCGAAGCATGGGGACGAAGAAGCGTTCTATACGCTCATGTCCTCGCAGAAGGAACGGCTGTATCGCATCGCGTATGCGTATTTGAAGAACGAAGACGATGCCCTCGAAGCGATCCAGGAGACGACCTACCGGGCCTGGAAGACGTTCGGACGCTTGCGGGAGGCGCGCCTCTTCCCGACTTGGATCGTGCGCATCCTGCTCAATTGCTGCAACGACGAATGGAAGCGGAGGAAGCGATTCGCGAAGACGGAGTCGGCGGACCGGGCGGACGAACGAGCGGATGCGCCCGAGAGTCGATGGGCGACGCGGATGCAAGTGGCGCAGGCGGTCGATCGGTTGGAGCCGAAGTACAAGCAGCTGATCGTCTTGAAATATTTCGAGGATATGACGCTGACGGAAATCGCGGAGACGCTGGAACGGCCGATCGGAACGGTCAAGACGCGGCTTCATCAAGCGCTGCGGTTGATGAGGCCGCTCGTGGGGGAGGAGGAGAACGGACGATGA
- a CDS encoding DUF4179 domain-containing protein: MNRDDDSIDRLLEQAGDESRDTVMPEERLDEALRAGIRRASEERRSPRKRRVAAKRIGAGAAAALLFLAVSIRVFPGFALALSQLPGMEAIVRLIAYDRGLAEAVRNDYYQPIGASQTLGGVTLTVDGVIADESRLVLFYTITDPEGGAAYMDVDRPKFRLQDGSELQAMYSWGFVNPGLESEGPIRTRSGHIDVQFAGGAALPDAFALEMGLRRGVTPFGGTYEIPVALEARDPAGLRTEYAIDRTVDLEGQRVTFKRAIVYPTRIAVEAEFDEANSKQIFSFMDLKLIGDDGEEYTEQSSTHVDERTRIIYFEGSSFAIPDSLTLTGSRVRAIDKDRLDLVVDLERGSVLEAPDDRIALEQVTDQGEWLELRFLLHGIDEDDKMLYSVVEGAFADGSGRTFETGGGRTFGGTGENGQQFVSFQIPDEAYAQPLTFRIFNYPGYVGEPFEIRIR; this comes from the coding sequence ATGAATCGAGACGACGATAGTATCGACCGTCTATTGGAGCAGGCGGGGGACGAGAGCCGGGATACGGTCATGCCGGAAGAGCGGCTGGACGAGGCGCTACGAGCCGGTATTCGTCGCGCGAGCGAGGAGCGACGGTCGCCGAGGAAGCGTCGGGTCGCGGCGAAGCGCATCGGTGCGGGCGCTGCGGCGGCGCTGCTCTTCCTCGCGGTGTCGATTCGCGTCTTCCCTGGGTTCGCGCTGGCGCTTAGCCAGCTGCCCGGCATGGAGGCGATCGTGCGGCTAATCGCGTATGACCGCGGCTTGGCGGAGGCCGTCCGCAACGATTATTACCAGCCGATCGGCGCGTCGCAGACGCTGGGCGGCGTGACCTTGACCGTGGATGGCGTCATCGCGGACGAGAGCCGGCTCGTGCTGTTCTATACGATTACGGATCCCGAAGGAGGCGCAGCCTATATGGACGTCGATCGGCCGAAGTTCCGTCTCCAGGACGGCTCCGAGCTGCAGGCCATGTATTCTTGGGGATTCGTCAATCCGGGGCTCGAAAGCGAAGGGCCGATTCGAACGCGCTCGGGCCACATCGACGTGCAGTTCGCGGGCGGCGCGGCGCTGCCGGACGCGTTCGCGTTGGAGATGGGGCTCCGGCGCGGCGTAACGCCGTTCGGCGGTACGTACGAGATTCCTGTCGCGTTGGAAGCGCGTGACCCGGCGGGACTCCGCACCGAATACGCGATCGATCGAACGGTGGACCTGGAAGGCCAGCGAGTGACGTTTAAGAGAGCGATCGTATACCCGACGCGGATCGCGGTCGAAGCGGAGTTCGACGAGGCGAACTCGAAGCAAATCTTTTCCTTCATGGACTTGAAGCTGATCGGGGACGACGGGGAAGAATATACCGAACAGAGCTCTACGCATGTCGACGAACGAACGAGGATCATCTACTTCGAAGGCAGCTCGTTCGCCATTCCGGATTCGCTGACGCTGACGGGCTCCCGGGTCAGAGCGATCGATAAGGACCGTCTCGATCTCGTCGTCGACCTGGAGCGGGGATCGGTGCTCGAGGCGCCGGACGACCGCATCGCGTTGGAGCAGGTGACGGATCAGGGAGAATGGTTGGAACTCCGGTTCCTCCTTCACGGCATCGACGAGGACGATAAAATGCTGTATTCCGTCGTGGAAGGGGCGTTCGCGGACGGCTCCGGGCGCACATTCGAAACGGGAGGCGGCCGCACCTTCGGCGGCACGGGAGAGAACGGGCAACAATTCGTTTCCTTCCAAATTCCGGACGAAGCGTACGCGCAGCCGCTGACGTTCCGCATTTTCAACTACCCCGGCTATGTGGGCGAACCGTTCGAAATTCGAATTCGGTAA